The segment TTGGTATGAATCTAGTCAACTTGTCTTAAAAATGGCTCAGGATGCTAATAAGAAAAAAGAAGAAAAAATTAAAGAATTACAAAACTTTATTGCACGTTTTAGTGCAAATGCATCTAAATCAAAACAAGCTACCTCTAGGAAAAAACTATTAGACAAAATTTCACTTGATGATATTAAACCTTCATCTAGAAGATATCCGTTTGTTGGCTTTTCTCCAGAAAGAGAGATAGGCAACGATCTGCTACGAGTAGAAGGTTTGACAAAGACACTTGATGGTGAAAAAGTACTAGATAACGTTAGCTTTACAATGAACAAAGATGATAAAATTGCACTAGTAGGTCGTAATGAAGTTGCAAACACGACATTACTTAAAATTCTGATGGGTGAAATGGAGCCTGATAGCGGCTCGTTTAAATGGGGAGTAACTACTTCACAAGCCTATTTCCCTAAGGATAACTCAGCTTTTTTTGAGAACAGTGATCTTAATTTAGTTGAATGGCTACGTCAGTTTTCACCACAAGATGAAAGTGAAAGTTTCCTACGCGGTTTTTTAGGTAGAATGCTATTCTCTGGTGAAGAAGTATTGAAAAAGGCTAGTGTTTTATCTGGAGGAGAAAAGGTTCGCTGTATGTTGTCAAAAATGATGCTTAGCAGTGCAAATGTATTAATTCTTGATGAGCCAACGAATCACCTTGACTTAGAATCTATTACAGCAGTCAATAATGGCCTCATTGCCTTTAAAGGATCCATGTTGTTCACGTCACATGATCATCAATTTGTTCAATCGATTGCAAATCGCATCATTGAGGTGACACCGAGCGGAGTTGTCGATAAACAAATTACTTTTGATGAATATATTGAAGATGTTGAGTTGCAACGTCAAATTGCAACTATGTATAAATAATTGTATAAGATAGGAGTGGAAAGGATAGATAAAATATAAACATCTATCCTTTTTTTCTTTAGGTTCTTGTCGTAAACCTTGTTGTAATTGAAACTAAATTGGCACAGCTAATTGGTGATTGTATCGGTAACCATTATATTCAAATAAAAAAAGATGGTGTGAAGGTAAAATTGATACGTGTTTAGTGTTTTATTACGAAATATAAAAATTAATAAAAACCAACCTTTCATAATTTGCTGATAAATTCATATAAAAAAATTCTATATGAAAGGATTGTTTATGGAATATATAGAAAACCTTTCAAAAACTATTATTTACATAGAAAATAATTTAACAAACAAATTAACGATAGAAGATATTAGCCATTATAGCGGTTACTCAAAATTTCATTTTCAAAGACTCTTTCATCAAGTGGTTGGGGAAACTGTAGGTCAATATATCATGAATAGAAGATTATCCGAAGCGGCAACCCTTTTAGTGAACGATTCTATGAATATTTTGCAAATTGCTTTAGAGCTCGGGTATGAATCACATGAAGCTTTCACTAGGGCTTTCAATAAAAGGTATAAA is part of the Bacillus sp. SM2101 genome and harbors:
- a CDS encoding ATP-binding cassette domain-containing protein; this encodes MITVTNVSLRYGDRKLFEDVNIKFTPGNCYGLIGANGAGKSTFLKILSGEIEAQTGDVHMTPGERLAVLKQNHFEYEEHEVLKVVIMGHERLYEVMQEKDAIYMKADFSDEDGIKAAELEGEFAELNGWEAESEAATLLNGLGIGEDLHAKKMSDLAGGEKVKVLLAQALFGKPDVLLLDEPTNHLDMKAIQWLEEFLINFENTVIVVSHDRHFLNKVCTHMADLDFGKIQIYVGNYDFWYESSQLVLKMAQDANKKKEEKIKELQNFIARFSANASKSKQATSRKKLLDKISLDDIKPSSRRYPFVGFSPEREIGNDLLRVEGLTKTLDGEKVLDNVSFTMNKDDKIALVGRNEVANTTLLKILMGEMEPDSGSFKWGVTTSQAYFPKDNSAFFENSDLNLVEWLRQFSPQDESESFLRGFLGRMLFSGEEVLKKASVLSGGEKVRCMLSKMMLSSANVLILDEPTNHLDLESITAVNNGLIAFKGSMLFTSHDHQFVQSIANRIIEVTPSGVVDKQITFDEYIEDVELQRQIATMYK